In the Candidatus Rhodoblastus alkanivorans genome, one interval contains:
- a CDS encoding OmpA family protein, producing the protein MRRPGIWWIGLAAATGLWLALIHFEAPKLESGLAARADAVLREKLGGSATVFAQGRDLRVAGLIFDQSARAGALAALRALPGAGRVEDDLKPPPPLSPYAWRAARNGADLVLGGATPTPAARAALVEAARKAAPGARIVDDMIYASGAPPDFVVRAAALLPALAHLRHGEARLRDGAATLAGEAANEAEYRAVASAAAGLPVKLDVPPPGAPRPETTADSGVKTLPPSQSAVTRPAAPPMSALAPKAAEDCNAALARMARATPVQFENAARLTPASKAPLKALAAAAKACPSATLAISGLSDSASERGDDLSWRRAEAVAAFLLAEGVEPQSLHISGPGEGRPAEGGEGRIDIQAR; encoded by the coding sequence ATGCGTCGGCCCGGCATTTGGTGGATAGGTCTGGCGGCGGCGACCGGCCTGTGGCTGGCATTGATCCATTTCGAGGCGCCGAAGCTGGAAAGCGGGCTCGCGGCGCGCGCCGACGCCGTCCTGCGCGAGAAATTGGGCGGGTCCGCGACGGTCTTCGCACAGGGCCGCGACCTGCGCGTCGCCGGTCTGATTTTCGACCAATCGGCGCGGGCGGGCGCGCTCGCCGCGCTACGCGCGCTGCCGGGGGCAGGGCGAGTCGAGGACGACCTGAAGCCTCCGCCGCCGCTTTCGCCCTATGCCTGGCGCGCGGCGCGGAACGGGGCCGATCTGGTCCTTGGCGGCGCGACTCCGACGCCCGCCGCCCGGGCGGCCTTGGTCGAGGCGGCGCGGAAGGCGGCGCCCGGCGCGCGAATCGTCGATGACATGATCTATGCCTCAGGCGCGCCGCCCGATTTTGTCGTGCGCGCCGCGGCGCTGCTTCCCGCTCTCGCTCATTTGCGCCATGGCGAGGCGCGCTTGCGCGACGGCGCGGCGACGCTTGCCGGTGAAGCGGCGAATGAAGCCGAATATCGCGCGGTCGCGTCCGCCGCCGCCGGACTCCCCGTCAAACTCGATGTTCCGCCGCCCGGCGCGCCTCGGCCCGAGACCACGGCCGACAGTGGCGTAAAAACGCTGCCCCCGTCGCAGTCTGCCGTGACGCGGCCGGCTGCCCCGCCCATGTCCGCCCTGGCGCCGAAGGCGGCCGAGGATTGCAACGCCGCGCTGGCGCGGATGGCGCGCGCGACGCCGGTGCAATTCGAAAACGCCGCCCGGCTGACGCCTGCCTCGAAGGCGCCGCTCAAGGCTTTGGCCGCGGCGGCCAAGGCTTGTCCCTCCGCCACGCTCGCCATTTCGGGCTTATCCGATAGCGCCTCGGAACGCGGCGATGATCTTTCGTGGCGGCGGGCCGAGGCGGTGGCGGCTTTTCTGCTCGCCGAAGGGGTCGAGCCGCAAAGCCTCCATATTTCCGGTCCGGGCGAGGGCCGGCCGGCCGAAGGCGGCGAGGGCCGCATCGACATTCAGGCAAGGTGA